The Streptomyces sp. NBC_01268 genome window below encodes:
- a CDS encoding glycosyltransferase family 4 protein, which yields MRVVIVTESFPPDVNGVAHCAQQTALHLVRRGHDPLVVAPALPGSLAATGPDADAPCPVVRVPSLPLPGYPQVRVALPSRRVAAAIAAHRAEIVHLASPFVLGVRGMSAAARLGLPAVAVYQTDLAGYARTYVGAGESAAWRRLRAVHGAADRTLAPSTAAVRDLEAHGIGRIRLWRRGVDTARFRPGLRDASLRRSLAPGGETLVGYVGRLAPEKRVDLLAGVCALPGVRVVVVGDGPSEPALRAALPGASFLGRRTGADLARIFASLDVFAHTGPFETFCQTVQEAMASGVPVVAPAAGGPLDLVDHRRTGFLVPPDAPGPLREAVAALVAAPALRAVYGRAGRAAVERRTWEAVGDELIGHYQEVLRERTAVAA from the coding sequence TCGTCCGCCGCGGCCACGACCCCCTGGTCGTCGCCCCCGCCCTTCCCGGCTCCCTCGCGGCCACCGGCCCGGACGCCGACGCGCCCTGTCCCGTCGTCCGCGTGCCGTCGCTGCCGCTGCCGGGCTATCCGCAGGTACGGGTCGCCCTGCCCAGCCGCCGGGTCGCCGCCGCCATCGCCGCGCACCGCGCCGAGATCGTCCACCTGGCCAGCCCCTTCGTCCTCGGCGTGCGCGGCATGTCGGCCGCCGCCCGCCTCGGCCTGCCCGCCGTCGCCGTCTACCAGACCGACCTCGCCGGATACGCCCGTACGTACGTGGGCGCGGGCGAGTCCGCCGCCTGGCGCCGGCTCCGCGCGGTGCACGGCGCCGCCGACCGCACCCTGGCGCCCTCCACCGCCGCGGTGCGGGACCTGGAGGCGCACGGCATCGGCCGGATCCGGCTGTGGCGGCGCGGGGTCGACACCGCGCGCTTCCGGCCGGGGCTCCGCGACGCGTCGCTGCGGCGCTCCCTCGCACCCGGCGGCGAGACGCTCGTCGGCTACGTCGGACGCCTCGCCCCCGAGAAGCGCGTCGACCTCCTCGCCGGGGTCTGCGCGCTGCCCGGCGTCCGCGTCGTGGTCGTCGGCGACGGGCCCAGCGAGCCGGCGCTGCGGGCCGCGCTCCCCGGCGCCTCCTTCCTCGGCCGCCGCACCGGCGCCGACCTGGCCCGGATCTTCGCCTCGCTCGACGTGTTCGCCCACACCGGCCCGTTCGAGACCTTCTGCCAGACCGTCCAGGAGGCCATGGCCTCCGGCGTCCCGGTCGTCGCCCCCGCCGCGGGCGGCCCCCTCGACCTCGTCGACCACCGCCGCACCGGCTTCCTGGTGCCGCCCGACGCCCCCGGCCCGCTGCGCGAGGCCGTCGCCGCCCTCGTCGCCGCCCCGGCCCTGCGCGCCGTGTACGGCAGGGCCGGGCGCGCCGCCGTGGAGCGGCGCACCTGGGAGGCGGTCGGCGACGAGCTGATCGGCCACTACCAGGAGGTGCTGCGCGAGCGGACGGCGGTGGCGGCGTGA
- a CDS encoding glycosyltransferase, producing MDGVRTRADAGSAPGARAGGAGPPGTGRPLRIVRLANFVTPTSGGLRTALDQLGRGYRAAGHDPVLVVPGEAAGDEVTAQGRVITLPGPVVPGTGGYRVLADRGRLRRVLEGLAPDRLEVSDRTTLRWTGEWARRARVPSVMVSHETADGVLRTWGVPEAAASRAADRLNRRTAWAYSRIVCTTEWAEREFVRIGARNVVRAPLGVDLDRCRPGRRSAVLRARYAAGERVLLVLCSRLSVEKRPGTALDALAELRAQGGRAVLVVAGDGPLRRALERRAREQRLPVRFLGHVADREALADLQAAADVCLAPGPAETFGLSALEALACGTPVVCSASSALPEVVADAGACAADEPAAFARAVRTVLTLPEAPRRATARARAELFSWDRATAAFLAAHDAATRQETPR from the coding sequence GTGGACGGCGTCCGGACCCGGGCCGACGCCGGGAGCGCCCCGGGCGCCCGCGCGGGCGGTGCCGGGCCGCCCGGGACGGGCCGGCCGCTGCGGATCGTGCGGCTCGCCAACTTCGTCACGCCGACCTCCGGCGGCCTGCGCACCGCGCTCGACCAGCTGGGCCGCGGCTACCGTGCCGCCGGGCACGACCCCGTCCTCGTCGTCCCAGGCGAGGCGGCGGGCGACGAGGTGACCGCCCAGGGGAGGGTCATCACCCTGCCGGGACCCGTGGTCCCCGGCACCGGCGGATACCGGGTGCTCGCCGACCGGGGCCGCCTGCGGCGCGTCCTCGAAGGGCTCGCCCCCGACCGTCTGGAGGTCTCCGACCGCACCACCCTGCGCTGGACGGGGGAGTGGGCCCGCCGGGCCAGGGTGCCGTCCGTGATGGTGTCCCACGAGACGGCCGACGGCGTGCTCCGCACCTGGGGCGTCCCCGAGGCGGCCGCCTCCCGCGCCGCCGACCGGCTCAACCGCCGCACCGCCTGGGCCTACTCCCGGATCGTGTGCACCACCGAGTGGGCCGAGCGGGAGTTCGTACGGATCGGGGCCCGCAACGTCGTCCGCGCCCCCCTCGGCGTCGACCTGGACCGCTGCCGGCCCGGGCGCCGCAGCGCCGTCCTGCGGGCCCGGTACGCGGCCGGGGAGCGGGTGCTGCTGGTGCTGTGCTCCCGGCTCTCCGTCGAGAAGCGCCCCGGCACGGCCCTCGACGCCCTCGCCGAACTGCGCGCCCAAGGGGGGCGGGCCGTCCTCGTCGTCGCCGGCGACGGGCCCCTGCGCCGTGCCCTGGAGCGCCGCGCCCGGGAACAGCGCCTCCCGGTACGGTTCCTCGGCCACGTCGCCGACCGCGAGGCCCTCGCCGACCTCCAGGCCGCGGCGGACGTGTGCCTGGCCCCCGGCCCCGCCGAGACCTTCGGGCTCTCCGCCCTGGAGGCCCTCGCCTGCGGCACCCCCGTCGTCTGCAGCGCCTCCTCGGCCCTCCCCGAGGTCGTCGCCGACGCGGGCGCCTGCGCCGCCGACGAGCCCGCCGCCTTCGCCCGCGCGGTGCGCACCGTCCTCACCCTCCCCGAGGCGCCGCGGCGGGCGACGGCCCGCGCCCGCGCGGAACTCTTCTCCTGGGACCGGGCGACCGCCGCCTTCCTGGCCGCCCACGACGCCGCCACCCGGCAGGAGACCCCGAGATGA
- a CDS encoding SGNH/GDSL hydrolase family protein, which yields MTALAGTDAGTAHGAGTGPRAGTAPASGTAREPVRFVVLGDSLSEGVGDRADGRWRGWAALLAEGLRTDTGTAFTNLAQSGAQSREVAERQLPAALALEPQLASVVVGVNDTLRRTFDIGHLARRLDRVCAELTAAGAVLLTACLPDPGLLLGLPAPLARPLARRQSSVNGVVHALSARYDAVHLHLDAPAWTADRALWSADRLHPGERGHRAVAGAFHRLLRDRGLADGPPPSPDPEQPPPGRADAALWLATAGTGWVLRRCHDLLPQLLLLAAAELRHTATGTRARLDARAEHALAAALSAALSPASGALGAASPPQ from the coding sequence ATGACCGCGCTCGCGGGCACCGACGCCGGCACGGCCCACGGAGCCGGAACCGGCCCCCGCGCGGGAACCGCCCCGGCGTCCGGCACCGCGCGGGAACCGGTCCGCTTCGTCGTCCTCGGGGACTCCCTCAGCGAGGGCGTCGGAGACCGGGCCGACGGGCGGTGGCGGGGCTGGGCCGCCCTGCTCGCCGAAGGCCTGCGGACCGACACCGGGACCGCGTTCACGAACCTGGCGCAGAGCGGGGCGCAGAGCCGCGAGGTCGCCGAGCGGCAGCTGCCCGCGGCGCTCGCCCTGGAACCGCAGCTCGCCTCCGTCGTCGTGGGCGTCAACGACACCCTCCGCCGCACCTTCGACATCGGGCACCTCGCCCGCCGCCTCGACCGGGTCTGCGCCGAGCTCACCGCCGCCGGGGCCGTCCTGCTCACCGCCTGCCTGCCGGACCCCGGCCTCCTGCTCGGCCTTCCCGCGCCGCTCGCCCGCCCCCTGGCCCGGCGCCAGAGCTCCGTCAACGGCGTCGTCCACGCCCTCTCCGCCCGCTACGACGCCGTCCACCTGCACCTGGACGCACCCGCCTGGACCGCGGACCGGGCGCTGTGGAGCGCCGACCGGCTGCACCCCGGGGAGCGCGGTCACCGCGCCGTCGCGGGAGCCTTCCACCGGCTCCTGCGCGACCGGGGCCTCGCCGACGGACCGCCCCCGTCACCCGACCCGGAGCAGCCGCCGCCCGGCCGCGCGGACGCGGCGCTCTGGCTCGCCACCGCCGGGACCGGCTGGGTCCTGCGCCGCTGCCACGACCTGCTGCCGCAGCTGCTCCTGCTCGCCGCCGCCGAACTGCGCCACACGGCCACCGGCACCCGCGCCCGGCTCGACGCCCGCGCCGAGCACGCCCTGGCGGCCGCCCTGTCCGCCGCGCTGTCGCCGGCGTCGGGCGCCCTCGGAGCCGCCTCCCCGCCACAATGA
- a CDS encoding hydantoinase B/oxoprolinase family protein: MTGGWEFWIDRGGTFTDVVGRRPDGRIVTRKLLSHDPARTQDAAVAGIRLLLGLAPGEPVPADRIDVVKMGTTVATNALLERRGEPTVLLITAGFRDALRIAYQNRPRLFDRHIVLPEAVYARVVEVPERVDARGEVVGPLDEDAVRAELAAAHGAGLRSAAVVLVHGYRYTEHETRVAALARAAGFTQVSCSHEVSPLIKLVPRGDTTVVDAYLSPILRRYVDEVARELAGIRLMFMQSNGGLREAAHFRGKDAVLSGPAGGVVGMARTSAQAGLDRVIGFDMGGTSTDVSHYAGEFERELGTQVAGVRMRAPMMSIHTVAAGGGSVLHYDGRRYRVGPDSAGAVPGPACYRRGGPLTVTDANVMLGRIQPDHFPAVFGENGDEPLDAHVVRERFTALAAEVGGGRTPEDVAAGFLEIAVLDMANAVKKISVQRGHDVTRYALTCFGGAGGQHACAVADALGIDTVLVPPLAGVLSAYGIGLADATAMREQSVEAGLDAPGTAERLTELCAALAGRTRAELRADGLPDDAITTRARVLLRYAGTDAALPVPLAATESMKTEFTAIHRSRYAFTMDKPLVVEAVSVEAVGAAGPHGPVVVPEGARRGRLTPRATVTTHRAGEPVPTPLHRREDLRPGDIVTGPAILAEADATTVVDAGWRATAADGGHLLLHRVTPRPARVAAGTDVDPVLLEVFNNHFMAIAEQMGVRLENTAHSVNIKERLDFSCALFDPEGNLIANAPHIPVHLGSMGESIKEVLRRNRDSLRPGDVYAINDPYHGGTHLPDVTVVTPVFDDAGTDLRFLVASRGHHAEIGGITPGSMPAFSRTVDEEGVLFDNWLLVRDGSLREAETRALLTGARYPSRDPDTNLADLRAQIAANEKGIEELRRTVAEFGLDVVHAYMRHVRANAEESVRRIVARLRDGSCRYETDAGAFVQVAVRVDRERRSAVLDFTGTSPQLPGNANAPTAVVMAAVLYVFRTLVDEDIPLNSGCLEPLDVRVPPGSMLAPVHPAATVAGNVETSQAVTGALYAALGVQAEGSGTMNNVTFGNDHVQYYETVASGSGAGEGFAGADAVQTHMTNSRLTDPEILEWRHPVRVDAFAVRDGSGGRGRWPGGAGVERRIRFLEPMTVTLLTGHRHVPPYGMAGGGPGALGVNTVERADGTVDHLDGVDTAEVGPGDVLVVRTPGGGGYGPPPL, from the coding sequence ATGACCGGAGGCTGGGAGTTCTGGATCGACCGGGGCGGCACCTTCACCGATGTCGTGGGCCGGCGCCCCGACGGCCGGATCGTCACCCGCAAGCTGCTCTCGCACGACCCGGCCCGCACCCAGGACGCCGCCGTCGCGGGCATCCGGCTCCTCCTCGGCCTCGCTCCCGGGGAACCCGTCCCCGCCGACCGGATCGACGTCGTCAAGATGGGCACCACGGTCGCCACCAACGCCCTCCTGGAACGACGCGGCGAGCCCACCGTCCTTTTGATCACGGCCGGCTTCCGCGACGCCCTCCGCATCGCCTACCAGAACCGCCCCCGCCTCTTCGACCGGCACATCGTGCTCCCCGAGGCGGTCTACGCCCGGGTCGTCGAGGTCCCCGAGCGGGTCGACGCCCGAGGCGAGGTGGTCGGCCCGCTCGACGAGGACGCGGTCCGCGCGGAGCTCGCCGCCGCCCACGGCGCCGGACTGCGCTCCGCCGCCGTCGTCCTCGTCCACGGCTACCGGTACACCGAGCACGAGACCCGCGTCGCCGCCCTCGCCCGCGCTGCCGGATTCACCCAGGTCAGCTGCTCCCACGAGGTCAGTCCCCTCATCAAACTCGTCCCCCGGGGCGACACCACCGTCGTCGACGCCTACCTCTCGCCGATCCTGCGCCGGTACGTCGACGAGGTCGCCCGCGAACTCGCCGGGATCCGTCTGATGTTCATGCAGTCCAACGGGGGCCTGCGCGAGGCCGCCCACTTCCGCGGCAAGGACGCCGTCCTGTCCGGCCCGGCCGGCGGTGTCGTCGGCATGGCCCGCACCTCGGCCCAGGCCGGACTCGACCGGGTCATCGGCTTCGACATGGGCGGCACCTCCACCGACGTGTCCCACTACGCGGGGGAGTTCGAGCGCGAACTCGGCACCCAGGTCGCGGGCGTCCGGATGCGCGCCCCGATGATGAGCATCCACACCGTCGCCGCCGGCGGCGGCTCCGTCCTCCACTACGACGGGCGCCGCTACCGCGTCGGGCCCGACTCGGCGGGCGCCGTGCCCGGGCCGGCGTGCTACCGGCGCGGCGGCCCGCTCACCGTGACCGACGCCAACGTCATGCTGGGCCGGATCCAGCCCGACCACTTCCCGGCCGTGTTCGGCGAGAACGGCGACGAGCCGCTCGACGCCCACGTCGTACGCGAACGGTTCACCGCCCTCGCCGCCGAGGTGGGCGGCGGCCGCACCCCCGAGGACGTCGCCGCGGGCTTCCTGGAGATCGCCGTCCTCGACATGGCCAACGCGGTCAAGAAGATCTCCGTCCAACGTGGCCACGACGTCACCCGCTACGCCCTCACCTGCTTCGGCGGCGCCGGCGGCCAGCACGCCTGCGCCGTCGCCGACGCGCTCGGCATCGACACCGTCCTCGTCCCGCCGCTGGCCGGCGTCCTCTCCGCGTACGGGATCGGCCTCGCCGACGCCACCGCCATGCGCGAGCAGTCCGTCGAGGCCGGACTCGACGCGCCCGGCACGGCCGAACGCCTCACCGAGCTCTGCGCAGCCCTCGCCGGCCGCACCCGTGCCGAACTCCGCGCCGACGGCCTCCCCGACGACGCGATCACCACCCGCGCGCGCGTCCTGCTGCGGTACGCCGGCACCGACGCCGCCCTCCCAGTGCCCCTGGCCGCCACGGAATCGATGAAAACCGAGTTCACAGCCATCCACCGCTCGCGTTACGCCTTCACCATGGACAAGCCGCTCGTCGTCGAGGCCGTCTCCGTCGAGGCCGTCGGCGCCGCGGGACCCCACGGCCCCGTCGTCGTCCCCGAAGGAGCACGACGAGGACGGCTCACCCCACGCGCCACGGTCACCACCCACCGTGCGGGGGAACCCGTCCCCACCCCGCTGCACCGCCGCGAGGACCTGCGCCCCGGCGACATCGTCACCGGCCCCGCGATCCTCGCCGAGGCCGACGCCACCACCGTCGTCGACGCGGGCTGGCGCGCCACCGCCGCCGACGGCGGACACCTCCTCCTGCACCGCGTCACCCCGCGCCCCGCGCGGGTGGCCGCCGGCACCGACGTCGACCCCGTCCTCCTGGAGGTGTTCAACAACCACTTCATGGCGATCGCCGAGCAGATGGGCGTGCGCCTGGAGAACACCGCCCACTCCGTCAACATCAAGGAACGGCTCGACTTCTCCTGCGCCCTCTTCGACCCCGAGGGCAACCTCATCGCCAACGCCCCCCACATCCCGGTCCACCTCGGCTCCATGGGCGAGTCCATCAAGGAGGTCCTGCGCCGCAACCGGGACTCCCTGCGCCCCGGCGACGTGTACGCGATCAACGACCCGTACCACGGCGGCACCCACCTGCCCGACGTCACCGTGGTCACGCCCGTCTTCGACGACGCCGGCACCGACCTGCGCTTCCTCGTCGCCTCCCGCGGCCACCACGCCGAGATCGGCGGCATCACCCCCGGCTCCATGCCCGCCTTCAGCCGCACCGTCGACGAGGAGGGCGTCCTCTTCGACAACTGGCTCCTCGTGCGCGACGGGAGCCTGCGCGAGGCCGAGACCAGGGCCCTGCTCACCGGCGCCCGCTACCCGTCGCGCGATCCCGACACCAACCTCGCCGACCTGCGGGCCCAGATCGCCGCCAACGAGAAGGGCATCGAGGAACTCCGGCGGACCGTCGCCGAGTTCGGCCTCGACGTCGTCCACGCGTACATGCGGCACGTCCGCGCCAACGCCGAGGAGTCCGTCCGCCGGATCGTCGCCCGGCTGCGCGACGGGAGCTGCCGCTACGAGACCGACGCCGGCGCCTTCGTCCAGGTCGCCGTCCGCGTCGACCGCGAACGGCGCAGCGCCGTCCTCGACTTCACCGGCACCTCGCCCCAGCTGCCCGGCAACGCCAACGCCCCCACCGCCGTGGTCATGGCGGCCGTGCTCTACGTCTTCCGCACGCTCGTCGACGAGGACATCCCGCTCAACAGCGGCTGTCTGGAGCCGCTCGACGTCCGTGTCCCGCCCGGATCGATGCTGGCCCCCGTCCACCCCGCCGCCACCGTCGCCGGGAACGTCGAGACCTCCCAGGCCGTCACCGGCGCCCTCTACGCGGCCCTCGGCGTGCAGGCCGAGGGCTCCGGCACCATGAACAACGTCACCTTCGGCAACGACCACGTGCAGTACTACGAGACCGTCGCCAGCGGATCCGGCGCGGGCGAGGGCTTCGCCGGGGCCGACGCCGTGCAGACCCACATGACCAACTCCCGGCTCACCGACCCCGAGATCCTGGAATGGCGCCATCCCGTCCGGGTCGACGCCTTCGCCGTCCGCGACGGCAGCGGCGGCCGGGGCCGCTGGCCCGGCGGTGCCGGTGTCGAGCGCCGCATCCGTTTCCTGGAGCCCATGACGGTCACCCTGCTGACGGGGCACCGGCACGTCCCGCCCTACGGCATGGCGGGCGGCGGGCCCGGTGCCCTCGGCGTCAACACCGTCGAACGCGCCGACGGCACCGTCGACCACCTCGACGGCGTCGACACCGCCGAGGTCGGCCCCGGCGACGTCCTCGTCGTCCGCACCCCCGGAGGCGGCGGCTACGGCCCGCCGCCCCTGTGA